TCTGTTTCGGGCAATACAACCGCGACAACTCCGTCCAAAGCCCTGCCGGGGGACAACCGCAGTCCGTGGGAATGACCGAGCGACTGGCCCAGGGCAATCTGCGGATGTACGAGCAGATGTGGAACCGCTGGGTCGCCGAGATGGGTTTGAACGACCTGAACGAGTCCGGCGATCCCGCAAAGCGCGACGGCAACAAGTATAGAAGCAACTTCAACTTTCTGATGACCTGGAACGACGGCGGCGGCGGCGGCGCCTACATGTCCGCGGACGCCAACGGCTTCGCTTACGCCATGGCGAACCCCACTTACTGCCGCTGGGACCCGCCGTCGGGCGCCACTCCGCATGAACATGGACACGTGTGGGAAGGCACGACCGGCGGCTTCAACGGCAGCAATAGCTCGGGGATGTGGTGGGAGTGCACCGCCAACTGGATGCAGCTCCAGTTTCTCAACACCTACCCGACCGCCCAGAACTACGTGGCCAACGCGATGTATTACCCCGCGCATGGCCGGGATTTTTACGACTCATGGGCGATCTGGGAGGCGGCGCGGGACGATCCGCGCTACGGCGGCTTCTGGACAAACAAGGTCTGGACCGACGCGAACGCGAGCCAGAGAGTGAACGAGTACATCCTGGACCGCATGATCCGGGTGGACACTTCGGGTTCGCCCGACAAGGCCGGCGCCGTAAAGGACCTCTGGGGCGACATGGCCAGGAAGTGCATCACGTGGGATTTCGAGCGGCAGCAGTGGCTTAAAGCCGACAGCAAAGCCGACGACGGCACCGACTGGGAGTTCTACCGGAAGAACCGCACCCCCCTGGTGAAAGTGCCTGGCGCCGCCGGGTGGTACCGGCCCGCGCGCGCGCACGTCCCCGAGGAGTTCGGTTTCAACTTGATCCCCCTCGCCGTGTCGGCGGGATCCATCGTTTCCTGCGATTTCCAGCCGCAGTCCGATCCGGTCCGGCAGTCCGACTGGCGCGCGTGTCTGGTGGCTGTTTCGAACAACGGCGATGCCCGGTATTCCTGCCTGTGGAACAAGGGAACGAACTCGATTACCCTCTCATCGGATGAAGGCAAGCTCTATCTGGCGGTCATAGCGGTTCCGAAGCCGATGAAGATCGCCGACCCCATGTGGAAGGCGTACATCACCGACGCCGGCGTTCAGTTCCCTTACGCCGTCTCGTTCACGAACGCGACGCCGAGGAATGCGGTGTACCCGCGGCCTTCGGTGACAGGAACTACCCACGCCAACGGCGGCGGGTTCAAACAGAACGGGACTACCGTGGATGCCTCGGCCTACGTTGGGCCCAACGCGATGGTATTGAACACGGCACAGGTCCGCGGCAACGCCCGGATCGAGGACTACGCCGTGGTCGCCGGCAGCGC
This DNA window, taken from bacterium, encodes the following:
- a CDS encoding DUF6055 domain-containing protein, producing MTERLAQGNLRMYEQMWNRWVAEMGLNDLNESGDPAKRDGNKYRSNFNFLMTWNDGGGGGAYMSADANGFAYAMANPTYCRWDPPSGATPHEHGHVWEGTTGGFNGSNSSGMWWECTANWMQLQFLNTYPTAQNYVANAMYYPAHGRDFYDSWAIWEAARDDPRYGGFWTNKVWTDANASQRVNEYILDRMIRVDTSGSPDKAGAVKDLWGDMARKCITWDFERQQWLKADSKADDGTDWEFYRKNRTPLVKVPGAAGWYRPARAHVPEEFGFNLIPLAVSAGSIVSCDFQPQSDPVRQSDWRACLVAVSNNGDARYSCLWNKGTNSITLSSDEGKLYLAVIAVPKPMKIADPMWKAYITDAGVQFPYAVSFTNATPRNAVYPRPSVTGTTHANGGGFKQNGTTVDASAYVGPNAMVLNTAQVRGNARIEDYAVVAGSAQIRDYAVVSGHARVEGTAQVYGNATVRDWARVFGNAQIYENAKVIEHANCGDTDNTVYGSAVMKGTTYVYSPSTFLGCLIMDGDSANGNSGVGGSNGVHFGWGWGQDTARFNQLTNNNYIYARHSFEKDNP